In Parabacteroides timonensis, the genomic stretch GCTTCACGTTTCATCAACTGCAAAGCCTGGAACAGACGCTGTGCACCCGGAGCTGCAAAGATATCTCCTACTACGGAGCAATCCAACATACCGTCGCCTACGAAACCACTCAGTGCGGGTTCATGGCCAGAACCGCCCAAAGTAACGATAGCAACTTTGTCTTCTCCTTTCGGATTGGCACGTACAACGATGTTTTCAGCAGCCAGTTTTACCTGTTCGGGATAAGCCAGTACATAACCTTCCAGTAATTCCGGAGTTACTTGTTCGGGGTCATTTATGAATTTAGTCTTAATTTCTGACATGGTGTTTTTCCTCCTTGTTTTGTTTAGGTTTATAAATTATTTGATTTCCATTAATTCGATAGCGATGCCTTCTTCTTCGATGAAAGCGATAGTCAGATGTTCGTCGCATACAGCCGGGCCAAAGATCACTTTAGTACCTTTCAGAGCTTCGTCCAGTGAAGGAACAGTGTAAGCCAGGTGACCATTAGTCTTTACCAGATCAGGTAAACAACTTTTAGCCGGATCATCAAATTTCAGGAATTCGATTTTATTAGGGCTCTTGCTGTAATCCGTTAACCATACGTTCAAACCTTCGTTGAACATAGCACCTTCTTTGTTTTCGTTGGTAAGAATACCTACATGATTAAATGTTCTCATGATCACTAAAATTTAATGTTAAACTACTATTTAATTAATTCTATTTTATTCTTTATCCTTCGTTTTATTATATCCGATCCGCGACAAGATACCGAGGACGATAACAAGCGCTCCGGCTATATACAGATAAGTGAAGATACCATGTACATTATCGTTCTGTCCATACGAGTGCATACCGCTCAGGAAATAATTCACACCGAAGAAAGTCATCAATACCGAGGAGAAAGCCACTACCGAGCAGAGGTTGAATAACCAGTCGCTATACCAGCGTTTCACCAGATGAAGGTGCGTTACGACCGCGTAAACAACCATTGTGATAAGTGCCCAAGTTTCTTTCGGGTCCCAACCCCAGTAACGTCCCCATGATTCGTTTGCCCAGACTGCTCCGAGGAATGTACCGATCGTCATCAAGGTAAGTCCGACCAGTAACGACATCTCGTTGACGATAGTCAATTCTTTCACGCGGGCTTTCAGCAAGTCTGTGTTCTTCTTTCCTGCAATGCTTGTCATCACCAGGTTTGTCAGTCCGATCAGGCAACTGATACCGAAGAAGCCATAAGCCGCCACGATCACCGCTACATGGAACATCAGCCAAGGCGATTTCAATACCGGAACCAACGGGTTGATCTCCGGATCCATCCAGTTCAGTCCCGACACAAAGAGGATAATGCCTCCGAACAGGGTA encodes the following:
- a CDS encoding VOC family protein, whose translation is MRTFNHVGILTNENKEGAMFNEGLNVWLTDYSKSPNKIEFLKFDDPAKSCLPDLVKTNGHLAYTVPSLDEALKGTKVIFGPAVCDEHLTIAFIEEEGIAIELMEIK